A region from the Medicago truncatula cultivar Jemalong A17 chromosome 6, MtrunA17r5.0-ANR, whole genome shotgun sequence genome encodes:
- the LOC11432632 gene encoding probable phospholipase A2 homolog 1, giving the protein MTIKYGRYCGVGYSGCPGVKPCDDIDACCMGHDDCVGRFGTFDCLPSFNMIFTGVTHVKCHKRLKNCLIRVQRAGKVGFSKECPVSIAAPTMIRGMDLAIMFSSIGKWQGWP; this is encoded by the exons ATGACCATCAAATATGGAAGGTATTGCGGGGTGGGTTATTCTGGTTGTCCAGGCGTGAAACCATGTGATGATATCGATGCTTGCTGCATGGGTCATGACGATTGCGTTGGCAGATTCGGTACATTCGACTGTCTTCCTTCTTTC aacatgatttttacAGGAGTGACTCATGTGAAATGTCATAAAAGGTTAAAGAACTGTTTAATTAGGGTACAAAGAGCCGGGAAGGTTGGATTTTCAAAAGAGTGTCCGGTCAGTATCGCAGCGCCTACCATGATACGTGGCATGGACTTGGCCATCATGTTTAGTTCAATTGGCAAGTGGCAGGGGTGGCCCTGA
- the LOC11431685 gene encoding probable phospholipase A2 homolog 1 gives MTSHSCIISRATAAFALLSLLFSAAFHDTLADSSSANCSKKCIAELCDTMGIKYGKYCGVGYSGCPGEKPCDDIDACCMAHDDCVGKFGMTHVKCHKKFKKCLIRAQKAGKVGFSKECPVSTTVPTMIRGMDLAIMLSDLGDNFHEL, from the exons ATGACTTCTCACAGCTGCATTATCTCACGCGCCACCGCTGCATTTGCCCTCctctctctcctcttctctGCTGCATTCCACGACACTCTTGCCGATTCCTCGTCG GCTAATTGCAGCAAGAAATGCATTGCAGAGCTGTGTGACA CGATGGGAATCAAATACGGGAAGTATTGTGGGGTAGGCTATTCGGGTTGTCCAGGCGAGAAACCGTGTGATGATATTGATGCTTGTTGCATGGCTCATGACGATTGTGTTGGCAAATTCG GAATGACTCATGTGAAATGTCATAAGAAGTTCAAGAAATGCCTTATTAGGGCACAAAAAGCCGGGAAAGTTGGCTTTTCTAAGGAGTGTCCAGTCAGTACCACTGTGCCTACCATGATAAGAGGCATGGACTTAGCTATCATGTTGAGCGATTTGGGTGACAACTTTCATGAACTGTAA
- the LOC11435608 gene encoding probable phospholipase A2 homolog 1, with protein MASSINISRVTASFALFSLLLSTVADSSVANSPVANAPVAANAVVADSSLANCSRTCKAELCDTMGIKYGKYCGVGYWGCPGEKPCDDIDACCMGHDECVDRFGMTHVKCHKRLKNCLIREQKANKVGFSKECPANVAVPTMIKGMDLAILLSELGGNMPDIEKFI; from the exons ATGGCTTCCAGCATCAATATCTCACGCGTCACCGCCTCATTTGCCCTCTTCTCTCTCCTCCTCTCCACCGTAGCTGATTCCTCGGTGGCCAATTCCCCGGTCGCCAATGCCCCAGTCGCCGCCAATGCCGTAGTCGCCGATTCCTCATTG GCCAATTGCAGCAGGACATGCAAGGCAGAGTTGTGTGACA CAATGGGAATCAAGTACGGGAAGTATTGCGGAGTAGGTTATTGGGGTTGTCCAGGCGAGAAACCGTGTGATGATATTGATGCTTGTTGCATGGGTCATGACGAATGCGTTGATCGATTCG gaATGACTCATGTGAAATGCCATAAGAGATTGAAGAACTGCCTAATAAGGGAACAAAAAGCCAACAAGGTTGGATTTTCGAAAGAGTGTCCGGCCAATGTCGCCGTGCCTACCATGATAAAAGGCATGGACTTGGCCATCTTGTTGAGCGAATTGGGTGGCAACATGCCTGatattgaaaaatttatttaa
- the LOC11435609 gene encoding 1-aminocyclopropane-1-carboxylate synthase 7, translating to MGLEIEQEHPCVELSNIATSETHGENSPYFAGWKAYDENPYHEITNPSGVIQMGLAENQVSFDLLEKYLEEHSEASTWGKGGSSFRDNALFQDYHGLKSFRKAMASFMEKIRGNKAKFDYERIVLTAGATAANELLTFILANPGDALLVPTPYYPGFDRDLRWRTGVNIIPIHCDSSNNFQITLEALETAYKNAESMNMKVKAVLITNPSNPLGISIQRSVLEDILNFVTRKNIHLVSDEIYSGSVFSSHEFISIAEILESRQYKDAERCHIVYSLSKDLGLPGFRVGTIYSYNDKVVTTARRMSSFTLISSQTQHLLASMLSDESFTDNYIKVNRERLRKRYEMIIEGLKSAGIECLKGNAGLFCWMNMSPMLESNTREGELKLWNEILNEVKLNISPGCSCHCSEPGWFRVCFANMSEETLELALKRIRDFMNNKDRKDIGI from the exons ATGGGTCTTGAGATTGAACAAGAACACCCTTGTGTTGAACTTTCAAATATTGCAACTTCTGAAACTCATGGAGAAAATTCTCCATACTTTGCTGGATGGAAAGCCTATGATGAAAACCCTTATCATGAAATAACTAACCCTTCTGGAGTTATACAAATGGGCTTGGCAGAAAATCAA GTATCATTTGATTTACTTGAAAAATACTTGGAAGAACACTCAGAGGCTTCAACATGGGGAAAAGGTGGTTCAAGTTTTAGAGATAATGCATTATTTCAAGACTATCATGGACTTAAATCATTCAGAAAAGCAATGGCAAGTTTCATGGAAAAAATTAGAGGAAATAAAGcaaaatttgattatgaaaGAATCGTCCTCACTGCTGGTGCTACTGCTGCCAATGAGCTCTTGACTTTCATTCTTGCAAATCCAGGAGATGCTTTACTTGTTCCAACACCATACTATCCTGG ATTTGATAGAGATTTGAGATGGAGAACTGGTGTAAACATAATTCCAATCCATTGTGATAgctcaaacaattttcaaatcACACTTGAAGCATTAGAAACTGCATACAAAAATGCAGAATCCATGAACATGAAAGTAAAAGCAGTACTTATAACCAACCCATCAAATCCATTAGGCATATCGATTCAACGTTCAGTTCTCGAGGACATTCTGAACTTCGTGACTCGCAAGAACATACACCTTGTCTCAGACGAAATCTACTCGGGCTCAGTTTTCTCTTCACATGAATTCATAAGCATAGCCGAGATTCTTGAATCTCGTCAATACAAAGACGCGGAAAGATGTCACATTGTTTATAGTCTTTCTAAAGATCTCGGTCTACCAGGTTTCAGAGTCGGAACAATTTATTCCTACAACGATAAAGTTGTTACAACAGCACGAAGAATGTCGAGTTTTACCTTAATATCTTCACAAACACAACATCTTTTAGCATCAATGTTGTCAGATGAAAGTTTCACTGATAATTACATCAAGGTCAATAGAGAAAGATTAAGGAAAAGATATGAAATGATCATTGAAGGTTTGAAAAGTGCTGGAATTGAATGCTTGAAAGGTAATGCAGGGTTGTTTTGTTGGATGAATATGAGTCCAATGTTGGAAAGTAATACAAGAGAAGGTGAATTGAAGCTTTGGAATGAGATTTTGAATGAAGTTAAGCTTAATATTTCACCAGGGTGTTCTTGTCATTGTTCCGAACCCGGTTGGTTTAGGGTTTGTTTTGCAAATATGAGTGAAGAAACACTTGAACTTGCACTCAAAAGAATACGTGATTTCATGAATAACAAGGACAGAAAGGATATAGGAATATAA